From a region of the Halomonas sp. HL-93 genome:
- the hemE gene encoding uroporphyrinogen decarboxylase: MTPTPLQNDRFLRALARQPVDRTPVWMMRQAGRYLPEYRAKRADAGSFMDLCRNHDLACEVTLQPLERYPLDAAILFSDILTIPDAMGLGLYFETGEGPKFRKTVRTLEEVAALSVPDAERDLDYVMRAVSTIRRELNGRMPLIGFSGSPWTLATYMVEGGSSKDFRHLKTMLYDTPDTMHQLLDTLAQAVTDYLNAQIRAGAQAVQIFDTWGGALSTPAYLEFSLRYMEQIVSGLIREHDGRQVPVILFTKNGGQWLEHIACAGADALGIDWSTELSDARARVGHKVALQGNLDPNVLFARPSAIRAEVARVLESYGHGPGHIFNLGHGISQFTNPDHVTAFMEALHDLSPQYHRGIATQSNDTYPGAQQ; this comes from the coding sequence ATGACCCCCACACCTTTGCAAAACGACCGTTTTCTTCGTGCGCTGGCTCGCCAGCCCGTTGACCGCACTCCGGTGTGGATGATGCGCCAAGCAGGCCGCTACCTGCCGGAATACCGTGCCAAACGCGCCGATGCTGGCAGTTTTATGGATCTGTGTCGCAACCATGATCTGGCGTGCGAGGTCACGCTGCAGCCTCTTGAGCGCTATCCTCTGGATGCCGCTATTTTATTTTCGGATATTCTGACGATCCCCGATGCCATGGGCCTGGGGCTTTATTTCGAAACTGGCGAAGGCCCCAAATTCAGAAAAACCGTGCGTACCCTAGAAGAGGTGGCCGCGCTGAGCGTCCCCGACGCCGAGCGCGACCTAGATTACGTCATGCGCGCGGTCTCGACCATTCGCCGTGAACTGAACGGTCGCATGCCGTTAATTGGTTTTTCCGGCAGCCCCTGGACACTCGCCACCTACATGGTCGAGGGCGGTTCGAGTAAAGATTTCCGCCACCTGAAAACCATGCTCTATGACACGCCGGACACCATGCACCAGCTGCTGGATACGCTGGCCCAGGCGGTAACCGACTACCTCAACGCGCAGATTCGTGCGGGCGCCCAGGCGGTACAGATTTTTGATACCTGGGGCGGCGCGCTGTCTACCCCGGCTTACCTTGAGTTCTCGCTGCGCTATATGGAGCAAATTGTTTCTGGCTTGATTCGCGAGCACGACGGACGCCAGGTACCGGTCATTCTCTTCACCAAAAACGGCGGCCAATGGCTTGAACACATCGCCTGCGCCGGTGCCGATGCCTTGGGTATCGATTGGTCCACCGAGCTTTCCGATGCCCGTGCTCGCGTTGGCCATAAAGTTGCCCTGCAGGGCAATCTGGACCCCAATGTGCTGTTTGCCCGGCCTTCCGCTATACGCGCCGAAGTTGCCCGCGTGCTGGAAAGCTATGGCCACGGCCCCGGTCATATTTTTAATCTGGGGCACGGTATCAGCCAGTTCACGAATCCTGACCACGTCACCGCCTTTATGGAGGCGCTGCACGATCTTAGTCCGCAATACCATCGGGGCATCGCGACCCAATCGAATGATACGTACCCAGGAGCCCAACAATGA
- the ribA gene encoding GTP cyclohydrolase II, producing MTIRFIAASRLPTPWATFTMHGFEDEATGKDHIALTLGDVTGEEPVLGRVHSECLTGDALFSMRCDCGYQLQEALKRIAEEGRGVLLYLRQEGRGIGLLNKIRAYHLQDHGADTVEANEQLGFGADMRRYDLCVPMLDHLGVSALKLMTNNPRKVDALTRDGVSVVERLPITTGLNPHNEQYLSTKAGKLGHMMLLDDFTQASDVDIERKE from the coding sequence GTGACCATTCGCTTCATTGCCGCTTCGCGGCTGCCCACGCCCTGGGCGACATTCACCATGCATGGTTTCGAAGATGAAGCCACGGGGAAAGATCATATCGCCTTAACGTTGGGTGATGTGACCGGAGAAGAACCTGTGTTGGGGCGTGTGCATTCGGAGTGTTTGACTGGCGACGCGCTGTTCTCAATGCGCTGCGACTGCGGCTACCAGCTACAAGAAGCGCTGAAGCGAATTGCGGAAGAAGGGCGTGGCGTCTTGCTGTATCTGCGCCAAGAAGGGCGCGGCATTGGTTTATTGAACAAGATTCGCGCCTATCACCTGCAAGACCACGGGGCTGACACCGTCGAGGCCAACGAACAGCTGGGCTTTGGTGCCGATATGCGCCGCTACGACCTATGCGTGCCGATGCTCGACCATCTGGGTGTCAGTGCGCTCAAGCTGATGACCAACAATCCGCGCAAAGTCGATGCCCTGACCCGTGACGGGGTGAGTGTGGTTGAACGCCTGCCCATTACCACCGGTCTTAACCCCCATAACGAACAGTATCTCTCCACCAAAGCAGGCAAGCTTGGCCACATGATGCTGCTGGATGACTTCACCCAGGCCAGCGACGTGGATATTGAGCGCAAGGAATGA
- the trhA gene encoding PAQR family membrane homeostasis protein TrhA, producing MTDPMHETHESLCEFSHLEERLHSITHGIGAVLSLVGMAVLLIAASFAVQIDPWKITSLSLYGTTLVLLYTASALYHTISHRRWKQRFQSLDHCAIYLLIAGTYTPFLLVNMRGPIGWALFAAVWSLALVGIACKLRWPQRFAVLRVAIYLLMGWMIVLASGDLSANLSSTGITLLAAGGITYTLGVIFYAVRAIPYNHAIWHLFVIGGSVCHYFAVYNAVLPHPAVT from the coding sequence ATGACCGACCCAATGCATGAGACACATGAGTCGCTCTGTGAATTCAGTCATTTAGAGGAGCGTCTGCATAGCATCACCCACGGCATCGGCGCTGTGCTTAGCTTGGTGGGGATGGCCGTGCTGCTGATAGCGGCGAGCTTCGCAGTCCAGATCGATCCGTGGAAGATCACCAGTTTGAGCTTATATGGCACCACGTTGGTACTGCTGTATACCGCCTCGGCCCTCTACCACACCATTTCTCATCGGCGATGGAAGCAGCGTTTTCAATCTCTTGACCACTGCGCCATTTATCTGCTCATTGCCGGGACTTACACACCGTTTCTGCTCGTCAATATGCGTGGCCCTATAGGCTGGGCCCTATTTGCCGCCGTATGGTCACTGGCGCTGGTGGGTATTGCTTGCAAACTGCGCTGGCCCCAGCGCTTTGCGGTATTACGCGTGGCGATTTATCTGCTCATGGGCTGGATGATTGTACTGGCGTCAGGGGATTTGTCGGCTAATTTATCGTCGACCGGCATAACGCTGTTGGCCGCTGGAGGCATCACCTACACACTGGGGGTTATCTTCTACGCCGTGCGTGCCATCCCCTATAATCACGCCATTTGGCATCTGTTTGTTATCGGCGGAAGCGTTTGCCATTACTTTGCCGTTTATAATGCCGTGCTGCCCCACCCCGCAGTCACCTAA
- a CDS encoding metallophosphoesterase family protein encodes MSATTLHYSIASPIGVIADTHGLLRDEALVLLQGSGLILHLGDVGNKEADSAILQRLEKLAPVHCVRGNIDTASWSTRLPVHQDIIVNDRHLHLVHRLEDFDPATPCDAVLHGHSHKPRNEWKAGKLLFNPGAAGKRRFKLPITLGKLWVDHRELRGAIMHLSL; translated from the coding sequence GTGAGCGCGACGACCCTGCATTACAGCATCGCTTCTCCCATTGGTGTGATTGCCGATACCCACGGGCTACTGCGCGATGAGGCGCTTGTGTTGCTGCAGGGGAGCGGGCTAATCCTACATCTTGGGGATGTGGGCAACAAAGAAGCTGATAGCGCTATTTTACAGCGTCTGGAAAAACTGGCGCCGGTTCACTGCGTGCGGGGTAATATCGATACGGCGTCGTGGTCGACGAGGCTGCCGGTCCATCAAGACATTATTGTTAATGACCGGCACCTGCATCTTGTTCATCGATTGGAGGATTTTGACCCGGCGACGCCTTGCGACGCTGTACTGCACGGACACTCCCACAAACCCCGCAACGAATGGAAGGCCGGAAAACTGCTCTTCAACCCTGGCGCTGCCGGAAAGCGCCGTTTCAAGCTCCCTATTACCTTAGGCAAGCTATGGGTAGACCATCGTGAGCTGCGTGGCGCGATCATGCATTTATCGCTATGA
- a CDS encoding glutathione S-transferase family protein: MITLYSFPQSRSLRATWTLEELGLEYRCQHVALDKGEGQTPEHLARHPDGKVPVLEDGDVKLFESAPICRYLADQYDDGHLMPHEAIKRAQVEQWLSFIVTELEQPLWNQAKHQFALPQDKRIPAILPTCAWEFQRALQALERRYQGQETLVGNTFTLADLFLTHTLSWASSMKHRLPEPFIAYRERHAQRPAMARAIAREKAAAER, from the coding sequence ATGATTACGCTGTACAGTTTTCCCCAGTCACGCTCGCTGCGAGCCACCTGGACGCTTGAAGAACTGGGCCTGGAGTACCGCTGCCAGCACGTGGCGCTGGATAAAGGCGAAGGCCAAACGCCAGAGCACTTAGCGCGCCACCCAGATGGCAAGGTGCCGGTATTGGAAGATGGTGACGTTAAGCTGTTTGAGTCAGCACCGATTTGCCGCTATTTGGCCGATCAATATGACGATGGCCATTTAATGCCTCATGAGGCCATTAAGCGGGCGCAGGTAGAGCAATGGCTGAGCTTTATCGTCACCGAACTGGAACAGCCCTTGTGGAACCAGGCCAAACATCAGTTTGCCTTGCCTCAGGATAAACGCATCCCGGCCATTTTACCCACCTGCGCTTGGGAATTTCAGCGTGCGCTGCAAGCGCTGGAGCGCCGCTATCAGGGCCAGGAAACGCTAGTGGGCAATACCTTTACGCTGGCGGATCTGTTTCTGACCCACACATTAAGCTGGGCTTCCAGCATGAAACATCGCCTACCCGAGCCGTTTATCGCCTACCGCGAACGCCATGCCCAGCGTCCCGCGATGGCACGCGCCATTGCGCGTGAAAAAGCGGCGGCTGAGCGTTAG
- the djlA gene encoding co-chaperone DjlA — MLFLIIVFALIGLAAGGPVGLLVGGGLGWWLSTRISRRLGVARTRIQEGFLESIFSVMGCLCQADGKVTDGELGVAEKLFDEMHLQGEHRAKARAAFERGRADDFDLNAELASVNHLTRHQPVMRQVFLQVQLSAIAADGVLHPAEHEMILRVARGVGCSEAEVQQIEAMLHGAAANSQGASEEALKDAYRVLGVSEDASDAEIKKAYRRLMSQNHPDKLAGKGLPESMREVAQARTSEISNAYERIQKARE; from the coding sequence ATGTTATTTCTGATTATTGTATTTGCGCTGATCGGCCTTGCTGCTGGCGGCCCCGTTGGCCTGCTAGTCGGCGGTGGCCTAGGCTGGTGGCTGAGTACGCGTATCAGTCGCCGCTTAGGCGTGGCGCGCACACGCATTCAAGAAGGCTTTTTGGAATCGATTTTTTCGGTAATGGGTTGCCTGTGCCAAGCCGACGGCAAAGTCACCGACGGCGAACTTGGCGTCGCCGAGAAACTCTTCGACGAAATGCACCTGCAAGGCGAGCATCGCGCCAAGGCACGCGCCGCCTTTGAGCGTGGCCGCGCCGACGACTTCGACCTAAACGCCGAGCTTGCCAGCGTGAACCACCTCACCCGGCACCAGCCCGTCATGCGCCAGGTATTTCTGCAGGTGCAGCTTTCGGCAATTGCCGCAGACGGCGTGTTGCACCCTGCCGAGCACGAAATGATTCTGCGCGTCGCCCGCGGCGTGGGCTGTAGCGAGGCCGAGGTCCAACAAATCGAAGCCATGCTGCACGGTGCTGCCGCTAACTCCCAGGGCGCCAGTGAAGAAGCGCTTAAAGACGCTTACCGGGTACTGGGCGTGTCGGAAGACGCCAGTGATGCCGAGATCAAGAAAGCCTATCGCCGTCTGATGAGCCAAAATCACCCGGATAAGCTGGCCGGTAAAGGGCTACCTGAAAGCATGCGCGAAGTGGCCCAGGCGCGCACTAGCGAGATCAGTAACGCTTATGAACGTATCCAAAAAGCGCGTGAATAA
- the dxs gene encoding 1-deoxy-D-xylulose-5-phosphate synthase: MPMKLFDEIPRERPATPLLDTFDHPAALRAMNAKQLAQLADELRAYLLYSVGVSGGHFGAGLGVVELSVALHHAFDTPEDRLVWDVGHQAYPHKILTGRRDAMLSIRQHGGLAAFPRRAESGYDTFGVGHSSTSISAALGMALAAQAQKVPRRVCAIIGDGALSAGMAFEALAHAGHVDAKLLVILNDNEMSISENVGGMATYLARVLSSKPYLKMREEGKKVLSHLPGALELARRTEEHMKGMVSPATLFEEMGFHYVGPIDGHDLDALTETLDNLRDLDGPQFLHIKTVKGKGFLPAEADQIGYHAITKLEKPSAPVHQKPTAAPVAPNHTAKTVAKKKYCNVFGDWLCDMAAADARLMGITPAMREGSDLIRFSKEYPERYFDVAIAEQHAVTLAAGMACEGMKPVVAIYSTFLQRGYDQLIHDVAVQALDVTFAIDRAGLVGEDGPTHHGSMDLSFLRCVPGMVILAPADEAECRAMLSAAYHHKGPAAVRYPRGTGPGVAIPEHLDALPIGQAEVRREASGDGVRIALLAFGSVNSAAAAVAETLDATHINMRSIKPLDRDAVLHAADEHELLVTLEENVIAGGAGSAVNELLHAEGVQIEVLNLGLPDEFVEHGTPAELLHDCGLDAEGIERAIRARLP, from the coding sequence ATGCCCATGAAGCTGTTCGACGAAATACCCCGCGAGCGCCCGGCGACGCCGCTGCTCGACACCTTTGATCACCCCGCTGCCCTGCGGGCCATGAACGCTAAGCAACTTGCCCAACTAGCGGATGAGCTGCGCGCCTACCTGCTTTACAGCGTGGGCGTTTCCGGCGGCCATTTTGGCGCAGGCCTGGGCGTGGTTGAGCTGAGCGTAGCGCTGCACCACGCGTTCGACACACCCGAAGACCGTTTAGTCTGGGACGTCGGCCACCAAGCGTACCCGCACAAAATTCTCACCGGGCGGCGGGACGCCATGCTGAGCATTCGCCAACATGGCGGCCTTGCGGCTTTTCCACGCCGCGCCGAGTCTGGCTACGACACCTTCGGCGTGGGCCACTCCAGCACCTCTATTTCAGCGGCGTTGGGCATGGCGCTGGCCGCCCAGGCACAGAAAGTGCCACGCCGCGTGTGTGCGATTATCGGTGACGGCGCACTCAGCGCGGGCATGGCGTTTGAAGCCCTCGCCCACGCGGGCCACGTGGATGCCAAACTGCTGGTCATCCTCAACGACAACGAAATGTCGATTTCCGAAAACGTTGGCGGCATGGCGACCTACTTGGCCCGTGTGCTCTCCAGCAAGCCCTATTTAAAGATGCGTGAAGAAGGCAAAAAGGTGCTTTCCCACCTGCCTGGCGCCCTGGAATTAGCGCGGCGCACTGAAGAGCACATGAAAGGCATGGTCAGCCCTGCCACGCTATTTGAAGAGATGGGGTTTCACTATGTCGGCCCCATCGACGGTCATGATCTTGACGCGCTCACCGAGACGCTAGACAACCTGCGCGACCTGGACGGCCCGCAGTTTCTGCATATCAAAACCGTCAAGGGCAAGGGCTTTTTGCCCGCCGAAGCCGACCAGATTGGCTACCACGCCATCACCAAGCTGGAAAAACCCAGCGCGCCAGTGCATCAAAAACCCACTGCCGCGCCCGTAGCCCCGAACCATACGGCCAAAACCGTGGCCAAGAAAAAATACTGCAACGTGTTCGGCGACTGGCTGTGCGATATGGCCGCTGCGGATGCTCGCCTGATGGGAATTACCCCGGCGATGCGCGAAGGCTCCGACCTGATTCGCTTCTCCAAGGAATATCCAGAACGCTATTTCGATGTCGCGATTGCCGAGCAGCACGCGGTGACGCTGGCGGCGGGCATGGCCTGCGAAGGGATGAAGCCCGTGGTGGCGATTTACTCCACCTTTCTACAGCGCGGCTACGACCAACTGATTCATGACGTCGCCGTGCAGGCGCTGGACGTCACCTTTGCTATTGATCGCGCGGGGCTAGTAGGCGAAGACGGCCCCACCCACCACGGCAGCATGGATCTTTCTTTTTTACGCTGCGTACCGGGCATGGTGATTCTGGCCCCGGCCGACGAAGCCGAGTGCCGAGCAATGTTGAGCGCCGCTTACCACCACAAAGGCCCAGCGGCCGTGCGCTACCCCCGCGGAACCGGCCCCGGCGTGGCGATTCCCGAGCACCTGGACGCGCTACCGATTGGCCAAGCCGAGGTACGCCGTGAAGCTTCAGGCGACGGCGTTCGCATCGCGCTATTGGCGTTTGGCAGTGTTAACAGTGCCGCTGCCGCGGTCGCCGAGACGCTTGATGCCACCCACATCAATATGCGCTCCATCAAGCCGCTGGATCGTGATGCTGTGCTCCACGCCGCCGACGAGCACGAACTGCTGGTCACGCTAGAAGAAAACGTTATCGCCGGTGGGGCCGGCAGCGCCGTGAATGAACTGCTGCATGCCGAAGGCGTTCAAATCGAAGTGCTTAACCTCGGCCTACCCGATGAGTTTGTGGAACACGGCACGCCCGCCGAGCTGCTCCACGACTGCGGCCTGGATGCCGAGGGCATCGAACGTGCGATCCGTGCCCGGCTGCCGTAA
- the ispA gene encoding (2E,6E)-farnesyl diphosphate synthase encodes MVAPPGVRLAQQHNTSNTRVDATLNALFDTRPATEPRLEAAMRHGLLVGGKRLRPLLVYLAGRALGAHDDDLDAPAAAIELIHAYSLIHDDLPAMDDDDLRRGQPTVHKAFDEATAILAGDALQALAFEVLARTAHPRLGSLVTTLASASGRDGMVAGQALDLAAVGDHPNVEAMEHMHAHKTGALIVAAVRLGGLIAVDEHDPRLQALIRYARAIGLAFQIHDDILDVTGDTVTLGKTSGADAARAKPTYPSLLGLAGAQRKAHTLIDEAIAALAPLGEHAAPLADLAHYMIERDH; translated from the coding sequence ATGGTAGCGCCCCCCGGCGTTCGGCTGGCCCAACAGCATAACACCAGCAACACCCGCGTTGATGCCACCTTGAATGCGCTGTTTGATACGCGCCCGGCCACTGAGCCACGGCTAGAAGCCGCCATGCGCCATGGCTTGCTGGTGGGTGGCAAACGCCTGCGCCCGTTACTGGTGTATCTGGCTGGCCGGGCGCTGGGCGCCCATGACGACGATCTCGACGCACCCGCTGCCGCTATTGAGTTGATCCATGCCTATTCACTGATCCACGACGACTTGCCTGCCATGGACGATGACGACCTGCGCCGCGGCCAGCCAACGGTCCACAAAGCGTTTGATGAAGCTACTGCGATATTAGCAGGCGACGCGCTTCAGGCACTGGCGTTTGAAGTATTGGCACGCACGGCGCACCCACGGCTGGGCAGTTTAGTGACCACGCTTGCCAGCGCCTCTGGGCGCGACGGCATGGTCGCGGGTCAAGCGTTGGATTTAGCCGCCGTCGGCGATCATCCTAATGTTGAGGCCATGGAGCATATGCATGCCCACAAAACCGGCGCGCTGATCGTCGCCGCCGTGCGCCTGGGCGGCCTGATCGCTGTTGATGAGCACGACCCGCGTTTACAGGCGCTGATTCGCTACGCCCGCGCCATTGGACTAGCCTTCCAGATTCATGACGATATCCTCGACGTGACCGGTGACACCGTCACGCTCGGCAAGACATCGGGCGCTGATGCCGCCCGCGCCAAGCCCACTTACCCCAGCCTGCTGGGGTTAGCGGGTGCACAGCGCAAAGCTCATACTCTAATTGACGAGGCCATTGCCGCCCTCGCCCCGCTGGGTGAGCATGCCGCACCACTGGCCGATCTTGCCCACTACATGATCGAGCGCGACCACTAA
- a CDS encoding exodeoxyribonuclease VII small subunit, with translation MSDTTPPAQDFAATVEQLETIVERLESGELSLEDALTAFEQGVRLTRDAQQRLDSAELKVRALSEDSEGRLDVTPFAGPEVPTEDPDDSKETPPW, from the coding sequence ATGAGCGACACCACACCCCCTGCACAAGATTTTGCCGCCACGGTTGAGCAGCTTGAAACGATCGTGGAACGCCTGGAGTCTGGCGAACTCTCATTGGAAGACGCGCTGACCGCCTTTGAGCAAGGTGTACGCCTGACCCGCGACGCCCAGCAACGCCTGGACAGTGCCGAGCTAAAAGTACGCGCCCTTAGCGAAGATAGTGAAGGCCGCTTGGATGTAACCCCTTTTGCAGGCCCCGAGGTGCCCACGGAAGACCCTGACGACAGCAAGGAGACGCCCCCATGGTAG
- the serA gene encoding phosphoglycerate dehydrogenase, with translation MAKTSLDKSKIKILLLEGVHQSAVDNFHNAGYENIEHLPTSLDEASLIEKISDVHFIGIRSRTQLSERVFEAAEKLVGVGCFCIGTNQVDLNAALKRGIAVFNAPYSNTRSVAELVLAEAIMLLRGIPEKNARAHQGGWLKSAKNSHEARGKTLGIVGYGSIGAQLSVLAESLGFNVIYYDVIAKLGMGNANQVANLEELLGRSDVISLHVPDLPSTRWMIGAKEIAAMKPGAILINASRGSVVEIEPLAESIKAGSLNGAAIDVFPVEPKGNDEEFESPLRGLDNVILTPHIGGSTLEAQENIGIEVSEKLITYSDNGTTVTSVNFPEVALPAHPDKHRLLHIHDNVPGVLSQINRVLSENGINISGQYLQTNEKVGYVVIDVDKAYGPQALEALKQVEHTLKIRALYSAQNS, from the coding sequence ATGGCCAAAACGTCCCTGGACAAGAGCAAGATCAAGATCCTGCTACTCGAGGGCGTCCACCAAAGCGCGGTGGACAATTTTCACAACGCAGGTTACGAGAATATTGAGCATCTGCCTACATCGCTTGATGAAGCATCGCTGATCGAGAAGATCAGCGATGTTCACTTCATCGGTATCCGCTCGCGTACTCAACTGAGCGAGCGCGTATTTGAAGCGGCAGAAAAGCTGGTGGGCGTTGGCTGTTTCTGCATCGGTACCAATCAGGTCGACCTCAATGCGGCCCTCAAGCGCGGCATTGCCGTATTCAATGCGCCCTATTCAAATACCCGCTCGGTGGCCGAGTTAGTGCTTGCCGAAGCGATTATGCTGCTGCGCGGTATTCCGGAGAAAAACGCCCGCGCCCATCAGGGCGGTTGGCTGAAATCGGCGAAAAATTCCCACGAGGCGCGCGGCAAAACGCTGGGTATCGTGGGCTATGGCAGCATCGGCGCGCAACTTTCCGTGCTGGCCGAGTCGCTGGGCTTTAACGTCATTTATTACGATGTGATCGCCAAGCTGGGCATGGGCAACGCCAACCAGGTGGCCAACCTTGAAGAGCTACTGGGGCGCTCGGATGTGATCAGCCTGCACGTACCTGACCTGCCCTCTACACGCTGGATGATTGGCGCGAAAGAAATCGCCGCGATGAAGCCCGGGGCGATATTAATCAATGCCTCGCGAGGTAGCGTGGTGGAAATTGAGCCGTTGGCTGAGTCCATCAAAGCAGGCAGTCTCAACGGCGCTGCGATTGATGTCTTCCCGGTAGAGCCAAAAGGCAATGACGAAGAGTTCGAAAGCCCGCTACGCGGATTGGATAACGTCATCCTGACGCCGCATATCGGGGGCTCAACCCTGGAGGCCCAGGAAAATATCGGCATTGAAGTGTCAGAAAAACTGATCACTTACTCCGATAACGGCACCACGGTCACTTCGGTCAACTTCCCCGAAGTGGCGCTGCCCGCGCACCCGGACAAGCACCGCCTGCTGCACATTCACGACAACGTGCCGGGCGTGCTGTCGCAGATCAACCGGGTTCTGTCTGAAAATGGCATCAACATCTCCGGTCAGTATCTGCAGACCAACGAGAAAGTCGGCTATGTGGTCATTGATGTGGATAAAGCCTACGGCCCTCAGGCGCTGGAAGCATTGAAACAGGTGGAGCATACGCTGAAGATTCGTGCCCTTTATTCGGCGCAGAATAGCTAA
- a CDS encoding WD40/YVTN/BNR-like repeat-containing protein: MKLTNPETTFKHRTDEEVNENVKLEYSERWMYSPAEIINRRTVRILSGSLEKGVERRFEEPAQQADWWLSPDWNTLYLATGWSDRTANKPAGERYHPQATQLFKSTDQGESWEKLRWPEDQNISTFRFLDAQRGYLIGWGPHIWRTEDGGEHWEEIPVPAEARDPENERQRFDLVALGQDNVLRMAFFDQARGESVIYSLPWGETEPRFEVAIGDYGVNDIAANEQGEVYILARKGRPMSLMPKEQLIHHPTSIWHWNGDQLTELHEFDSDLVGYALYITPEEGLLFDGVNEGSLLGNDVTAVSYDGGADWRIEDEGRSAQGGYYDTRTGERWRVAGYSLYRREIP; this comes from the coding sequence ATGAAACTCACGAACCCTGAAACTACTTTCAAGCATAGAACAGATGAAGAAGTAAACGAGAATGTTAAGCTTGAGTACAGTGAGCGCTGGATGTACAGCCCCGCAGAAATAATCAACCGTCGTACGGTACGTATTCTCAGTGGCTCTCTAGAAAAAGGTGTTGAACGACGCTTTGAAGAACCTGCTCAGCAGGCAGATTGGTGGCTGTCTCCAGATTGGAATACCTTATATCTAGCGACAGGCTGGTCAGACCGTACTGCTAATAAGCCTGCAGGTGAGCGTTACCACCCTCAGGCGACCCAACTTTTTAAATCTACCGACCAGGGCGAGTCCTGGGAGAAGTTACGCTGGCCCGAAGATCAAAATATTTCGACATTTCGGTTTCTCGATGCCCAGCGGGGCTATCTGATTGGCTGGGGCCCCCACATTTGGCGCACCGAGGATGGCGGGGAGCACTGGGAGGAAATCCCTGTACCAGCGGAAGCGCGTGATCCGGAAAATGAACGGCAGCGTTTCGATTTAGTTGCCCTTGGCCAGGATAACGTGCTGCGTATGGCGTTCTTCGATCAAGCCCGAGGCGAAAGCGTTATCTACTCACTGCCGTGGGGAGAAACCGAACCACGCTTTGAGGTCGCCATCGGCGATTACGGTGTTAACGATATTGCCGCGAATGAGCAAGGAGAGGTCTATATTCTCGCCCGCAAAGGACGCCCCATGTCGCTGATGCCCAAGGAGCAGTTGATACATCACCCTACTTCGATCTGGCACTGGAATGGCGATCAACTCACTGAGCTGCACGAGTTCGATAGTGATCTGGTGGGCTATGCCCTCTATATCACGCCGGAAGAAGGTTTGTTGTTTGATGGTGTGAACGAAGGCAGTCTGTTGGGCAATGATGTGACTGCGGTTAGCTACGATGGCGGTGCTGACTGGCGTATAGAGGATGAAGGCCGTAGCGCTCAGGGAGGCTACTACGACACCCGCACGGGCGAGCGTTGGCGGGTGGCTGGTTATTCACTGTATCGGCGTGAGATTCCCTAA